Below is a window of Sporosarcina ureae DNA.
TCAAGTTGATGATTTAAAACTTTTGCTTGTAATCGCTCCGTCACTCCTGATAAAAGTGAAATATCGACTTGGCTATACCTTTTATTATACCTCGATAGAATGATCGGTAGTTTGATGACAGTTTCTACTGAACCTAGCTCAAGCTTTCCGGAAGGCTCTTTGTCGTTCTGCACAACTTTTCTCATCTCATTCGTTAGAGATAAAATTTTCTCACTATATACAAGAAGTCTTTTTCCTTCAGGCGTTAGGATCATTCCACGGTTATGGCGGTTGAATAATGGCGTCTTTAGTTCCGATTCTAGTTTTTGTATTCGGGACGTAATATTGGACTGCACATAGCTTAATTCTTTTGCAGCTGCCGTAATAGTTCCTTTTTCCGCTACCATCTGAAATATTTCCAAGTCTTTGAATTCCATAGTCGTCCTCCTAGTAATATTCTCTTATTTCTATGATATCAATAAAATTGATAGTAGTCATCATTATTATTCGTTTTACGTGATGTCTGAAATAGTGTTTACTAGAAGTAGTACTTCAAGGGGGTTTCGTTGTTGAAAAACAAAATTATCTGGGGAGCGCTTCTTTGCTTTATAGCGAGTGCATCGTGGGGTGCAATGTTCCCGGTTGCTAATAGCGCGTTCAAAAACATTGATCCATTTTACTTCACATTAATTCGTTATGTATCCGTAACCGTTCTACTAGTTGTTATACTATTATTCAAAGAAGGAACAAAGGCTTTTCGGTTTGAGAAAAGAGGCTTATCTCTTTGGTTCTTTGGAACGATGGCGTTCGTTGTCTATAATCTCTTTATTTTCTGGGGGCAAGACTTGATGGGACAACCAGGCACTATGGTGGCTTCCGTTTCAGAAGCCATGATGCCCATGATTTCCATCGTAATTGTCTGGATCATCAGTCGTCATAAGCCACATGGTTTTACACTCACATGTGTGTTCACTGCATTTGTCGGTGTCATGCTTGTAATTACAAAAGGTGATTTACGCACGTTCTTGACAGCAACCGATGATATTGTACCTTCATTATTAATTTTCCTAGCGGTAATCGGCTGGGTGATTTATACGATGGGTGGGAATCATTTTAGTGAATGGTCTGCATTGCGTTATTCTACATTGAGCTGTTTGCTCGGCACACTAACTGCCTGTATCGTGGTGTTCTTCGTAACATTGACGGGTTATATTTCCGTGCCGACTGTGGAAACGTTGCAAATAGTGACACCACACATGCTGTTTATGATTGTATTTCCAGGTATTATCGCATTAGTAGGTTGGAACGTTGGCGTGCGAATTCTATCTCCATTGAACGGTTTATTGTTCATTAATTTTGTGCCAGTTACTACGCTAGTCATTTCATATATGCAAGGATATCAATTAACGATTTTCGATTATGTTGGTACAGCGTTTATTATTGCAGCCCTTTTAGGTAACAATATATTCTTACGCCTACAGCAGAAGCGCAAAGACGAGTCACGTCAATATAAGAAACATAATGTGCAACCTAGCGTTTAATTTAAATGTAGAAAACAGAAAGACACATCCCACGTATTAGGAATGTGTCTTTCTGTTTGAAATGTTTCTTTTTAAAATTTGAAGCGATGAACTATACGGCTCAGTGCAGCGGCCTCGTCTGTTAGTTTGCTAGCATCACTTGCTAACTGCTGAATCCCCTCGACTTGTTCATCCATGCCCGCTACAGTTTGCACCACATCTTCTGTGAATAGTTCAGAGATTGTAGTGATTTGCTCAATAATTTTTTCTATTTGTTCACCCTCTCGAATTAATTCTTCCGCGTGGCGGCTATTGCTAGTAACAGCGGATTTTGTATCGATCACGGCATCATTCATAAAGTGGATGGATTGACCTGCCACTTTTACGATTTGTACGCCTTCTTCTATAGTGTCTGTATTCGATTCTACATGTTGCACCGCAATTTTTACCTCATTATTGGTCTGTTCGAGTGTTCGCACTACATCATTGGCGAAGGCATTCGTTTCTTCTGCCAATTTACGGACTTCATTAGCTACGACTGAAAATCCGCTACCCGCCTCTCCAGCACGCGCTGCTTCGATAGAGGCATTTAGCGCTAACAGATTCGTTTGTTCAGCGATTTTTGTTATGAGTGACACTTTTTGAATGACTTGATTAATATCATCCGCCACTTGCATGATCTTTTGCGAGGACATATGAACCGCATCATTGATTTGTTGCATCTTTTCTTCCGTTTCCTCAATAGCTTGGCTACCTTCTGTTGCAGCAGTCGATGCGTTTTCAGATTTGGATAGCGTTTGCTGTATACGTGTTTCCATTTCTCGAATTCCTGCCATCATCGTCTGGATCATTGCGTTGGCAGATTGCAGTGAAGATAATTGTTGCTCTGTCCCACCTTGGAAACTTTGCATTGTTTCACCATAGGAAGTGAAAACATCCGATAATCGATTCGCTTCAGATGCTTGCACCTCACTAATTCTGTCCACAATTTCAGACGAACGGTCTAGTTCTGTAACGATATTTTTTGTACCGATGACAATCTTATTAATTTCAAAACCAATTTGATTAAATTCTGATCTAGATCGTTCCGTTACTTCAGCTGTCAGATCCCCCGATGAAATTTTTCTCGTGACTTTTCTCCAAGATCTTACACCTTTCATGACAATCTTATAAAGCGCAGTAGTGAAAAAGCCTGAAAGAATTAAAGACGTAATAACAAATGCGGCACCCTGTTGAATAGTTAAATCAAACGTATATGCAAGTGCTGCCATAGCCACAGCTTGTAACAGAACAGCTGCTGTCGCTCCATATAGAATATACTTCTGATGATTGATGCGTCCTAATCGAAGTGTAAATTGTCTACCCGCTACTCGGATAATTGGCATCGAGGCATCAATAAGTCGCTCACCCGATTTCCGATCATATACCTGTAATAACGGCTTAGTTGTATTAGCAGCACGCAAGCCGACCGTATCAGAAAATACTGTACCTTCCCGTAATCGATTCGTATGGATATAACTGCGGCCGGTTTCATCGACAATCACAAAGTATTCGTCATCTTGTAACTGTTCGTCCAATAGTTGATGAAGTCGTTGATAATTTAAAGTAAATGATTGTTCATTTTCAATTAATGGCTGTATACGTTTCGTCACTTGTTCCACTTTAGTCAATGCTTTTCTTGCAGAAGATGTGCTTAATATTTTTTCCACTAACAACACCTATTTAGGTTCTTTTATACTATATACTGAATATAGCATAAGTTATGATAAAGGTCACACCCTATTTTAATGATACCCCATCACTCCGCATGTTCAGGAATTAAAAGCACAGGGCATTTGGCTAACTGCAATACTTGTTTGCTGACACTGCCGATTGCTTCCGCTTTTCCTTTTCCTATTGCCATCGCAATATAACGAACTTCTTTATCATTTGACTCCGCGATAATTTCCATAGCAGGTATACCTGTACGTACTTTTGCAGAATATATGACGTCTTGTCCATGCAACATATACCCACCTTTTTTAATGGTTGCCAAGCCCAGTTCTTGTAGTGTTGGTTGAATAT
It encodes the following:
- a CDS encoding DMT family transporter; this translates as MLKNKIIWGALLCFIASASWGAMFPVANSAFKNIDPFYFTLIRYVSVTVLLVVILLFKEGTKAFRFEKRGLSLWFFGTMAFVVYNLFIFWGQDLMGQPGTMVASVSEAMMPMISIVIVWIISRHKPHGFTLTCVFTAFVGVMLVITKGDLRTFLTATDDIVPSLLIFLAVIGWVIYTMGGNHFSEWSALRYSTLSCLLGTLTACIVVFFVTLTGYISVPTVETLQIVTPHMLFMIVFPGIIALVGWNVGVRILSPLNGLLFINFVPVTTLVISYMQGYQLTIFDYVGTAFIIAALLGNNIFLRLQQKRKDESRQYKKHNVQPSV
- a CDS encoding methyl-accepting chemotaxis protein, producing the protein MEKILSTSSARKALTKVEQVTKRIQPLIENEQSFTLNYQRLHQLLDEQLQDDEYFVIVDETGRSYIHTNRLREGTVFSDTVGLRAANTTKPLLQVYDRKSGERLIDASMPIIRVAGRQFTLRLGRINHQKYILYGATAAVLLQAVAMAALAYTFDLTIQQGAAFVITSLILSGFFTTALYKIVMKGVRSWRKVTRKISSGDLTAEVTERSRSEFNQIGFEINKIVIGTKNIVTELDRSSEIVDRISEVQASEANRLSDVFTSYGETMQSFQGGTEQQLSSLQSANAMIQTMMAGIREMETRIQQTLSKSENASTAATEGSQAIEETEEKMQQINDAVHMSSQKIMQVADDINQVIQKVSLITKIAEQTNLLALNASIEAARAGEAGSGFSVVANEVRKLAEETNAFANDVVRTLEQTNNEVKIAVQHVESNTDTIEEGVQIVKVAGQSIHFMNDAVIDTKSAVTSNSRHAEELIREGEQIEKIIEQITTISELFTEDVVQTVAGMDEQVEGIQQLASDASKLTDEAAALSRIVHRFKF
- a CDS encoding universal stress protein, giving the protein MKIVVPLDGSNAGFKVVHHAIELAKLYDDEVVLLNIQPTLQELGLATIKKGGYMLHGQDVIYSAKVRTGIPAMEIIAESNDKEVRYIAMAIGKGKAEAIGSVSKQVLQLAKCPVLLIPEHAE